One window of Nicotiana tomentosiformis chromosome 11, ASM39032v3, whole genome shotgun sequence genomic DNA carries:
- the LOC138902026 gene encoding uncharacterized protein encodes MAYFGESLVGVAFEWFIDQDISYWHAWDDMAQAFVKQFQYNINIAPNRNSLSNMKKKPTESFREYAIKWREHAARVKPPMDNHELITIFLEAQEPDYFKNMMSVMGGPFAEAIKIGGMVENVLKRAEF; translated from the coding sequence atggcttattttggggaaagtcttgtgggaGTAGCCtttgaatggttcattgaccaagatatctcttaCTGGCATGcttgggatgacatggcccaggccttcgtcaaacaattccAGTACAACATTAATATTGCACCTAATCGTAATTctctgtccaatatgaagaaaaagccgacagaaagctttagggagtatgccatCAAGTGGAGGGAACAtgcggctagagttaagccacctaTGGATAATCatgagttgatcactatttttctagAGGCTCAAGAGCCTGATTATTTCAAAAACATGATGTCTGTTATGGGTGGACCATTCGCTgaagctatcaaaattggggGGATGGTCGAAAATGTTTTAAAACGGGCCGAATTTTGA